A part of Haloarchaeobius sp. HME9146 genomic DNA contains:
- a CDS encoding cyclic nucleotide-binding/CBS domain-containing protein: MQVRDVMAEDVVTVAEDATLREAVDQFLRHDVGSAVVMRTGETRSYKCGIVTDTDVLQASYRTDAPLSSLRVADEMSSPVVTVPPDTSIEDALETMRRKRVKHLVVTHQMRVVGMVTPTDVAMHHSAAIEAARRVRARRPDWRPSDG, translated from the coding sequence ATGCAGGTCCGCGACGTGATGGCCGAGGACGTGGTGACGGTCGCGGAGGACGCCACCCTCCGCGAGGCCGTCGACCAGTTCCTCCGGCACGACGTGGGGAGCGCCGTCGTCATGCGAACGGGCGAGACGCGGTCGTACAAGTGCGGTATCGTCACCGACACCGACGTGTTGCAGGCCAGCTATCGCACCGACGCACCGCTGTCGTCGCTGCGAGTCGCCGACGAGATGAGCAGTCCGGTCGTCACTGTTCCGCCCGATACGAGCATCGAGGACGCCCTGGAGACGATGCGGCGAAAGCGGGTCAAGCACCTCGTGGTCACCCACCAGATGCGGGTCGTCGGGATGGTCACACCGACTGACGTCGCGATGCACCACTCGGCGGCCATCGAGGCGGCGCGACGCGTCCGGGCCCGGCGGCCCGACTGGCGTCCCTCGGACGGCTGA
- a CDS encoding ornithine cyclodeaminase family protein, with the protein MQTLLLSSEDVDENAQMPDVIRAVEEAFAAYERGDAQMPAKSYIDLPQYDGDFRSMPAYMQAADWAAAGIKWVNVHPNNPQEHDLPTVMGTMIYSDPETAFPLAIMDGTELTMKRTGAAAAVATDHLAVEDASSLGIVGAGVQSYTQLDAISQVRDIEEVVVADVNEEAVQKFIDRYEDEFDVRAGSISEAGHCDVLSTVTPVEDPIVSAEDLGEHTHVNAMGADAEGKHELTDEVLLNAKLVIDDYDQTTHSGEINVPFHAGVLGDDDIYGEIGQIVTGKIEGRTADDGVTVFDSTGLAIQDVATAHVVYEHADENDNGTPFDLLGLGN; encoded by the coding sequence ATGCAGACACTCCTCCTGAGCAGCGAGGACGTCGACGAGAACGCACAGATGCCCGACGTCATCCGTGCCGTCGAAGAGGCGTTCGCCGCCTACGAGCGCGGCGACGCCCAGATGCCGGCCAAATCCTACATCGACCTCCCGCAGTACGATGGCGACTTCCGGTCGATGCCCGCCTACATGCAAGCAGCGGACTGGGCGGCGGCGGGCATCAAGTGGGTCAACGTCCACCCGAACAACCCGCAGGAACACGACCTGCCCACGGTCATGGGGACGATGATCTACTCCGACCCCGAGACCGCCTTCCCGCTGGCCATCATGGACGGGACCGAACTCACGATGAAGCGGACCGGTGCAGCCGCGGCGGTCGCGACCGACCACCTCGCCGTCGAGGACGCGTCCTCGCTGGGTATCGTCGGGGCAGGTGTCCAGTCCTACACACAGCTCGACGCCATCAGCCAGGTCCGCGACATCGAGGAGGTCGTCGTCGCCGACGTGAACGAGGAAGCGGTCCAGAAGTTCATCGACCGGTACGAGGACGAGTTCGACGTGCGCGCGGGGTCCATCTCGGAGGCCGGTCATTGCGACGTGCTCTCGACCGTGACCCCCGTCGAGGACCCCATCGTCTCCGCCGAGGACCTCGGCGAGCACACCCACGTGAACGCGATGGGTGCCGACGCCGAGGGCAAGCACGAGCTCACCGACGAGGTGCTCCTGAACGCGAAGCTGGTAATCGACGATTACGACCAGACGACCCACTCAGGCGAGATCAACGTCCCGTTCCACGCGGGCGTCCTCGGTGACGACGACATCTACGGCGAGATCGGCCAGATAGTCACCGGCAAAATCGAGGGGCGCACCGCCGACGACGGCGTCACCGTCTTCGACTCGACCGGCCTCGCCATCCAGGACGTGGCGACCGCTCACGTCGTCTACGAACACGCCGACGAGAACGACAACGGGACGCCGTTCGACCTGCTCGGCCTCGGGAACTGA
- the leuS gene encoding leucine--tRNA ligase gives MEYVPETLEQRWRERWAEAGRYEATPDPDSDAEPTFVTVPYPYPSGGMHIGHARTYTVPDVYARYRRQQGDNVLFPIAWHVTGTPIIGAVERLKKGEAKQLDVLTNTYNVDEATLEDLETPMGFARHFIEEHYKTGMQQLGLSIDWRREFTTNDERYSKFITWQYETLRDRGLLEKGLHPVKYCTEERQPVTTHDLLEGEEAEFQEYTLVKFGAEMDDADVTVPMATLRPETVRGVTNAFVDPDADYVVAEVDDEFWFVSQTAAEKLDLQGHEVEVRYEYSGTDLVGKHVENPVTGDDVLVLPASFVDAGNATGVVMSVPAHSPDDYLALQEAKEAAAAGEMAEYGIDADEVAGIEPVPILDIEGYGEIPAKSAVEEAGITDSQDPDLKNVTQDLYNAEFHSGTLLEEYGKFAGKVVEDVRDRFKQEYLGDAFATMQEFSEEVVCRCGGDVEVAKQETWFLRYNDEDWKRKAHEAVAGLDAIPENTRERYDRTIDWLNEWPCIRNYGLGTRLPWDPDFVIEPLSDSTIYMAYYTIAHRLDDVPVEEMDHAFFDTLFYGPQNVDDPHPTALELREEWEYWYPVDYRCSGNDLVTNHLTFYLFHHAELFESSKWPQGITVMGMGLLEGEKMSSSKGHVVLPGEAIEKYGADTVRFFLMNSAEPWQDYDWRAEQVSSTRDQLDRFWRRAQDVIQSTEGERDLDQIDRWLLSRLQDTVATVTEAMDRFETRTASQAAFYNFEEDLRWYRRRTDTARAGAKWTLRKVLETRLRLLAPFVPFLANELHEQLTGTPAEDAPWPEVDESLRSPQDMAAESLVERLTEDIKGIQKSLQNAAEEVPEADPDVVRVTVAADWKHDVFGTVHEVGPDQGAVMSEVMSDTTLREKGNAVNDLVQDLVDLVRETDDDRLVELATLDEADVYEDAAGFLGREFDAEVVVETEADDADTGATPFRPSIDLEAN, from the coding sequence ATGGAGTACGTCCCCGAGACACTCGAACAGCGGTGGCGCGAGCGGTGGGCCGAGGCGGGCCGGTACGAGGCCACACCCGACCCCGATTCGGACGCCGAGCCGACCTTCGTCACGGTCCCGTACCCGTACCCGAGCGGCGGGATGCACATCGGGCACGCCCGAACCTACACCGTCCCGGACGTCTATGCCCGGTATCGCCGCCAGCAGGGCGACAACGTGCTGTTCCCCATCGCGTGGCACGTCACGGGGACGCCGATCATCGGGGCGGTCGAGCGCCTGAAGAAGGGCGAAGCGAAACAACTCGACGTCCTCACGAACACCTACAACGTCGACGAGGCGACCCTCGAGGACCTGGAGACGCCGATGGGGTTCGCCCGGCACTTCATCGAGGAGCACTACAAGACGGGGATGCAGCAACTCGGGCTCTCCATCGACTGGCGGCGGGAGTTCACCACGAACGACGAGCGCTACTCGAAGTTCATCACGTGGCAGTACGAGACCCTGCGCGACCGGGGACTGCTGGAGAAGGGACTGCACCCGGTCAAGTACTGCACAGAGGAGCGCCAGCCGGTGACGACCCACGACCTGCTCGAAGGTGAAGAGGCCGAGTTCCAGGAGTACACCCTCGTCAAGTTCGGCGCGGAGATGGACGACGCGGACGTGACCGTGCCGATGGCGACCCTGCGCCCGGAGACGGTTCGCGGGGTGACCAACGCCTTCGTCGACCCCGACGCCGACTACGTGGTCGCCGAGGTGGACGACGAGTTCTGGTTCGTCTCGCAGACCGCCGCCGAGAAACTCGACCTCCAGGGCCACGAGGTCGAGGTCCGGTACGAGTACTCGGGGACCGATTTAGTGGGCAAACACGTCGAGAACCCGGTCACGGGCGACGACGTGCTGGTCCTTCCCGCGAGCTTCGTGGATGCCGGCAACGCCACCGGGGTCGTGATGTCCGTTCCGGCACACTCCCCGGACGACTACCTCGCACTGCAGGAGGCGAAGGAGGCGGCCGCAGCCGGGGAGATGGCCGAGTACGGCATCGACGCCGACGAAGTTGCGGGCATCGAGCCCGTGCCAATCCTCGACATCGAGGGCTACGGCGAGATTCCCGCGAAGTCGGCGGTCGAGGAGGCCGGAATCACCGACAGCCAGGACCCCGACCTCAAGAACGTCACGCAGGACCTCTACAACGCCGAGTTCCACTCCGGGACGCTGCTTGAGGAGTACGGGAAATTCGCCGGGAAGGTCGTCGAGGACGTTCGCGACCGGTTCAAGCAAGAATATCTGGGCGACGCGTTCGCCACCATGCAGGAGTTCTCCGAGGAGGTCGTCTGTCGCTGCGGCGGCGACGTGGAGGTCGCCAAGCAGGAGACGTGGTTCCTGCGCTACAACGACGAGGACTGGAAACGCAAGGCCCACGAGGCCGTCGCAGGGCTGGACGCCATCCCGGAGAACACCCGCGAGCGGTACGACCGCACCATCGACTGGCTGAACGAGTGGCCCTGCATCCGTAACTACGGCCTGGGTACTCGACTGCCCTGGGACCCCGACTTCGTCATCGAGCCGCTGTCGGACTCGACCATCTACATGGCGTACTACACCATCGCCCACCGGCTGGACGACGTGCCGGTCGAGGAGATGGACCACGCGTTCTTCGACACCCTGTTCTACGGGCCCCAGAACGTCGACGACCCGCACCCGACCGCCCTCGAACTCCGCGAGGAGTGGGAGTACTGGTACCCGGTCGACTACCGGTGTTCGGGCAACGACCTCGTCACCAACCACCTGACGTTCTACCTGTTCCACCACGCCGAGCTGTTCGAGTCCTCGAAGTGGCCACAGGGCATCACCGTCATGGGGATGGGCCTGCTTGAGGGCGAGAAGATGTCCTCCTCGAAGGGCCACGTCGTCCTGCCGGGCGAGGCCATCGAGAAGTACGGCGCGGACACCGTCCGGTTCTTCCTGATGAACTCGGCCGAGCCGTGGCAGGACTACGACTGGCGCGCCGAGCAGGTCTCCAGTACCAGGGACCAGCTCGACCGCTTCTGGCGACGGGCCCAGGATGTCATCCAGAGCACGGAGGGCGAGCGCGACCTCGACCAGATAGACCGCTGGCTCCTCTCCAGATTGCAGGACACCGTCGCGACCGTCACCGAGGCGATGGACCGCTTCGAGACGCGGACCGCCTCGCAGGCCGCGTTCTACAACTTCGAGGAGGACCTGCGCTGGTACCGCCGCCGAACCGATACGGCCAGGGCGGGCGCGAAGTGGACCCTGCGCAAGGTCCTCGAAACCCGTCTGCGCCTGCTCGCCCCGTTCGTCCCGTTCCTGGCGAACGAACTCCACGAGCAACTGACCGGGACGCCCGCCGAAGACGCCCCCTGGCCCGAGGTCGACGAATCGCTGCGGAGCCCGCAGGACATGGCCGCCGAGAGCCTGGTCGAGCGCCTGACCGAGGACATCAAGGGCATCCAGAAGTCGCTCCAGAACGCCGCCGAGGAGGTGCCCGAGGCCGACCCCGACGTGGTCCGGGTGACGGTCGCCGCCGACTGGAAGCACGACGTGTTCGGGACCGTCCACGAGGTCGGCCCGGACCAGGGGGCCGTGATGAGCGAGGTGATGAGCGACACCACCCTGCGCGAGAAGGGCAACGCGGTGAACGACCTGGTACAGGACCTCGTCGACCTCGTCCGCGAGACCGACGACGACCGCCTCGTGGAGCTGGCGACCCTCGACGAGGCCGACGTGTACGAGGACGCCGCCGGTTTCCTCGGGCGGGAGTTCGACGCCGAGGTCGTCGTCGAGACCGAGGCCGACGACGCCGACACCGGCGCGACCCCGTTCCGGCCGAGCATCGACCTCGAGGCGAACTGA
- the leuS gene encoding leucine--tRNA ligase, producing MQRQQGFDHTRIEPRWQDAWDDADVFRVEDDATDPQYVLAMFPYTSGQLHMGHVRNYAITDAYARYQRLQGEDVLHPMGWDSFGLPAENAANERDTNPREWTERCIEQMRDQFESLGFGYDWEREVKTCDPDYYRWNQWMFSRFKDAGLVEQKASEVNWCPSCETVLADEQVEGDDERCWRCDTPVGERELDQWFFRITEYADELLDAIDDLDGWPTNVRDMQRNWIGRTEGAEIPFTIKTPEGDEDVTAFTTRLDTIHGATYFALAPDHPLAEAAAERDDDVAHFVDEVADPEGDEPQGVKTDLVAENPATGEDLPVYVADFVLSDVGTGALMAVPAHDERDHAFAQSHDIDITQVVAPADDAADEVDIDDAAYTEDGVLVNSGEYDGLSSAEAREALTEDLPGAKSAVQYQLRDWGVSRQRYWGTPIPIVHCDECGPVSVPDEDLPVELPEFVHTTGNPLDAAEEWKHTDCPECGGDAVRETDTMDTFVDSSWYFLRFIAPDMEDAPFDVERANDWMPVDEYVGGIEHAVMHLLYSRFVTKALADLDLLDHREPFHTLVTQGMVLGEDGAKMSKSKGNGVSPERIVEEYGADTARLFVLRAARPDKDFPWSEEGVRSSHEFLQRLYRLAEDVDLDATPSTDSPAAAYVSRETDATIAAAATHFDEMQFNLAAREIDELVTLLVRYRGRDDADPGVVARGVEAAVTMLAPIAPHVCEEAWTELAGEDSDFVATADWPAPESDVTDHERERTLVENTREDVRQIIDVAGIEDPTGIDVVVAPQWKHRALELAIDADDDVVGSVMRDEELRQQGSAAADFAKDLAAEHPGLSEALPPEREREALERATWLVEDEFGVPVQVLAAEEADDGVAKKARPGRPAIQVHED from the coding sequence ATGCAGCGACAGCAGGGGTTCGACCACACACGAATCGAGCCACGATGGCAGGATGCATGGGACGACGCGGACGTGTTCCGCGTCGAGGACGACGCGACCGACCCGCAGTACGTCCTGGCGATGTTCCCGTACACGTCCGGCCAGCTCCACATGGGCCACGTGCGGAACTACGCCATCACGGACGCCTACGCCCGCTACCAGCGCCTCCAGGGCGAGGACGTGCTCCACCCGATGGGCTGGGACTCCTTCGGCCTCCCCGCGGAGAACGCGGCGAACGAGCGCGACACCAACCCCCGCGAGTGGACCGAGCGCTGCATCGAGCAGATGCGCGACCAGTTCGAGTCGCTGGGCTTCGGCTACGACTGGGAGCGCGAGGTCAAGACCTGCGACCCGGACTACTACCGCTGGAACCAGTGGATGTTCTCCCGGTTCAAGGACGCGGGTCTGGTCGAGCAGAAGGCCAGCGAGGTGAACTGGTGTCCCTCCTGTGAGACGGTGCTGGCGGACGAACAGGTCGAGGGTGACGACGAACGCTGCTGGCGGTGTGACACCCCCGTCGGCGAGCGCGAACTCGACCAGTGGTTCTTCCGCATCACCGAGTACGCCGACGAGCTGCTCGACGCCATCGACGACCTCGACGGGTGGCCGACGAACGTCCGGGACATGCAGCGCAACTGGATCGGCCGCACCGAGGGTGCGGAGATTCCGTTCACCATCAAGACGCCAGAGGGCGACGAGGACGTGACCGCGTTCACCACCCGGCTGGACACCATCCACGGCGCGACCTACTTCGCGCTGGCCCCGGACCACCCGCTGGCCGAGGCCGCCGCCGAGCGCGACGACGACGTGGCCCACTTCGTCGACGAAGTGGCGGACCCCGAGGGCGACGAGCCCCAGGGTGTGAAGACCGACCTCGTGGCCGAGAACCCCGCGACCGGCGAGGACCTGCCGGTGTACGTCGCCGACTTCGTCCTGAGCGACGTGGGGACGGGCGCGCTGATGGCCGTCCCGGCCCACGACGAGCGCGACCACGCCTTCGCGCAGTCCCACGACATCGACATCACGCAGGTCGTCGCGCCTGCGGACGACGCGGCGGACGAGGTCGACATCGACGACGCTGCCTACACCGAGGACGGCGTGCTCGTCAACTCCGGCGAGTACGACGGCCTGTCCAGCGCCGAGGCCCGCGAGGCCCTGACCGAGGACCTGCCCGGCGCCAAGTCCGCGGTCCAGTACCAGCTCCGAGACTGGGGCGTCTCCCGCCAGCGCTACTGGGGCACCCCGATTCCCATCGTCCACTGTGACGAGTGTGGCCCGGTGTCGGTCCCCGACGAGGACCTGCCGGTCGAACTCCCCGAGTTCGTCCACACGACGGGGAACCCGCTGGACGCCGCCGAGGAGTGGAAGCACACCGACTGTCCCGAGTGTGGCGGCGACGCGGTGCGAGAGACGGACACGATGGACACCTTCGTCGACTCCTCGTGGTACTTCCTGCGCTTCATCGCGCCCGACATGGAGGATGCTCCCTTCGACGTCGAGCGCGCGAACGACTGGATGCCGGTCGACGAGTACGTCGGCGGCATCGAGCACGCCGTGATGCACCTGCTCTACTCCCGGTTCGTCACGAAGGCGCTCGCCGACCTCGACCTGCTCGACCACCGCGAACCGTTCCACACCCTCGTCACGCAGGGGATGGTCCTCGGCGAGGACGGCGCGAAGATGTCCAAGTCGAAGGGCAACGGCGTCTCCCCCGAGCGCATCGTCGAGGAGTACGGCGCGGACACCGCCCGCCTGTTCGTCCTGCGCGCGGCCCGCCCGGACAAGGACTTCCCGTGGAGCGAGGAGGGCGTCCGCTCCAGCCACGAGTTCCTCCAGCGCCTCTACCGGCTGGCCGAGGACGTCGACCTCGACGCCACGCCCAGCACGGACTCGCCCGCCGCGGCGTACGTCTCCCGTGAGACCGACGCGACCATCGCGGCCGCCGCGACCCACTTCGACGAGATGCAGTTCAACCTCGCAGCCCGCGAGATAGACGAACTCGTCACGCTGCTGGTCCGCTACCGCGGGCGCGACGACGCCGACCCCGGCGTGGTCGCCCGCGGCGTCGAGGCCGCCGTCACGATGCTCGCGCCCATCGCACCCCACGTCTGCGAGGAAGCCTGGACCGAACTCGCCGGCGAGGATTCGGACTTCGTCGCCACCGCCGACTGGCCCGCCCCCGAGAGCGACGTGACCGACCACGAGCGCGAGCGCACCCTGGTCGAGAACACCCGCGAGGACGTCCGCCAGATCATCGACGTGGCCGGCATCGAGGACCCCACCGGCATCGACGTGGTCGTCGCGCCGCAGTGGAAGCACCGCGCCCTCGAACTCGCCATCGACGCCGACGACGACGTTGTCGGCTCCGTGATGCGCGATGAAGAACTCCGCCAGCAGGGCTCCGCGGCCGCCGACTTCGCGAAGGACCTCGCCGCCGAACACCCCGGCCTCTCCGAGGCGCTCCCGCCCGAGCGCGAGCGCGAGGCCCTGGAACGTGCGACCTGGCTCGTCGAGGACGAGTTCGGCGTCCCGGTGCAGGTGCTCGCTGCCGAGGAAGCCGACGACGGCGTGGCGAAGAAGGCTCGTCCGGGCCGCCCCGCGATTCAGGTCCACGAGGACTGA
- a CDS encoding Hsp20/alpha crystallin family protein, with amino-acid sequence MRRNPFDEIEEMFDRMGRQFEQTGMTSLETVPIDMQDHGDEYEVIADLPGFDSDDIDLTFSEGTLHLDASREEETEEEDEGRYIHRERRESVSRSVRIPEAVDEDAITASYNNGALTVRLPKEEAAGDEGHTIDIN; translated from the coding sequence ATGCGACGAAATCCGTTCGACGAGATCGAGGAGATGTTCGACCGCATGGGTCGCCAGTTCGAACAGACCGGGATGACATCGCTGGAGACGGTCCCCATCGACATGCAGGACCACGGCGACGAGTACGAGGTCATCGCCGACCTGCCAGGGTTCGACAGCGACGACATCGACCTGACGTTCTCGGAGGGCACGCTCCACCTCGACGCCTCTCGCGAGGAGGAGACCGAGGAGGAAGACGAGGGTCGCTACATCCACCGGGAGCGCCGCGAATCCGTGAGTCGCAGCGTCCGGATTCCGGAGGCGGTCGACGAGGACGCCATCACCGCGTCGTACAACAACGGCGCGCTGACGGTTCGGCTGCCGAAGGAGGAGGCAGCTGGAGACGAGGGCCACACCATCGACATCAACTGA
- a CDS encoding helix-turn-helix domain-containing protein — MLFAESSDVADEQDADAVLSLLGDEYVREILAAASREPHSASDLSEVCDASLSTVYRRVDDLLEHGLLVESTRIDADGTHVSVYETAVEGFHVGLADGELRIDLDLLDDPAQRFAQIWEGIKNS; from the coding sequence GTGCTGTTCGCCGAATCCTCGGACGTGGCCGACGAGCAGGACGCCGACGCGGTCCTCTCGCTGCTCGGTGACGAGTACGTCCGCGAGATACTGGCCGCGGCGAGCCGTGAACCGCACTCCGCCAGCGACCTCAGCGAGGTGTGTGACGCCTCGCTGTCGACCGTCTACCGGCGTGTCGACGACCTGCTGGAACACGGCCTGCTCGTCGAATCGACGCGAATCGACGCCGATGGGACCCACGTCAGCGTCTACGAGACAGCCGTCGAGGGCTTCCACGTCGGGCTGGCAGACGGGGAGTTACGGATCGACCTCGACCTGCTCGACGACCCGGCACAGCGGTTCGCACAGATCTGGGAGGGTATCAAGAACTCGTAA
- a CDS encoding plastocyanin/azurin family copper-binding protein — protein MVDPSDSRTRRTVLKAAGSASLLALAGCVGGGGAGTGTDTTADEADHHDGTETGHHDEDSEHDEAGHHDETETGHDDGHGHGSSLPESPSHSATVTMKTTDSGQHFDPHVVWVEQGGTVTFELTSGAHTTTAYAPDNDQPRRIPDAAESWDSGTLTESGATFEQTFETPGVYDYYCIPHHGMGMIGSVIVGDPGTDGQPGLAEPQSELPADARSKLAELNEMCMEVLGGGHDHS, from the coding sequence ATGGTAGACCCAAGCGATTCCCGGACGCGACGAACCGTGCTGAAAGCAGCCGGCAGTGCGTCGCTACTCGCGCTGGCTGGCTGTGTCGGTGGCGGTGGTGCCGGGACTGGCACGGACACGACGGCCGACGAGGCGGACCACCACGACGGGACGGAGACCGGCCACCACGACGAGGACAGCGAGCACGACGAGGCGGGCCACCACGACGAGACGGAGACCGGACACGACGACGGACACGGCCACGGGAGTTCGCTCCCCGAATCGCCCTCTCACAGCGCGACGGTCACGATGAAGACGACCGACTCGGGCCAGCACTTCGACCCCCACGTCGTCTGGGTCGAACAGGGTGGTACCGTCACGTTCGAACTCACCAGCGGTGCACACACCACGACTGCGTACGCCCCCGACAACGACCAGCCGCGGCGCATCCCCGACGCTGCCGAGAGCTGGGACAGTGGAACGCTCACCGAGTCCGGCGCGACGTTCGAGCAGACGTTCGAGACGCCGGGCGTGTACGACTACTACTGCATCCCGCACCACGGGATGGGGATGATCGGGAGCGTCATCGTCGGTGACCCCGGAACCGACGGGCAGCCCGGCCTGGCGGAACCACAGTCCGAACTCCCGGCGGACGCCCGGTCGAAGCTCGCCGAGCTGAACGAGATGTGTATGGAAGTGCTGGGTGGCGGTCACGACCACAGCTGA
- the pheA gene encoding prephenate dehydratase — protein MTVVTLGPAGTYSHRAARAVAEDVSFRESVTSIVEAVAEGEADRGVVPIENSIEGSVTETLDALASYEVAVLQEVVTPIRHALLAQSEEFDTVSSHPQALAQCREYLDENYPDAARVPAASTAQGVENAREDETVAAIAHPGTADETVKVLASDIQDRTSNATRFFVVAPPSASSEAGGKSSFVVYPNTNYPGLLLELLQPFADRDINLSRIESRPSGERLGDYVFHIDVDAGLYEQRTKDALSVIEDIAGNGWVRVLGSYDVRTVLE, from the coding sequence ATGACAGTCGTCACGCTGGGGCCCGCGGGCACGTACTCGCATCGTGCCGCCCGCGCGGTCGCCGAGGACGTGTCGTTCCGCGAATCGGTGACGAGCATCGTCGAGGCCGTCGCCGAGGGCGAGGCCGACCGCGGCGTCGTCCCCATCGAGAACAGTATCGAGGGCAGCGTCACGGAGACGCTCGACGCCCTCGCGAGCTACGAGGTCGCAGTCCTGCAGGAGGTCGTCACCCCCATCCGGCACGCGCTGCTCGCCCAGTCCGAGGAGTTCGACACGGTCTCCAGTCACCCGCAGGCGCTCGCGCAGTGCCGGGAGTACCTCGACGAGAACTACCCCGACGCGGCGCGCGTGCCCGCGGCGAGCACGGCCCAGGGCGTCGAAAACGCCCGCGAGGACGAGACCGTCGCGGCCATCGCCCACCCGGGAACTGCCGACGAGACCGTCAAGGTGCTCGCCTCGGACATCCAGGACCGCACCTCGAACGCGACCCGCTTCTTCGTCGTCGCCCCGCCGAGCGCGAGTTCGGAAGCCGGCGGCAAGTCCTCGTTCGTGGTGTACCCGAACACGAACTACCCGGGCCTGTTGCTCGAACTCCTGCAGCCGTTCGCGGACCGCGACATCAACCTGAGCCGCATCGAGTCCCGACCATCGGGCGAGCGCCTCGGCGACTACGTCTTCCACATCGACGTCGACGCCGGCCTGTACGAACAGCGCACGAAGGACGCCCTCTCGGTCATCGAGGACATCGCCGGCAACGGCTGGGTGCGGGTGCTCGGGTCGTACGACGTGCGGACAGTCCTGGAGTAA
- the lpdA gene encoding dihydrolipoyl dehydrogenase produces MVVGDVTTGTDVLVIGAGPGGYVAAIRAGQLGLDVTLVEKDAFGGACLNRGCIPSKAMITASSLAHDAGSAEEMGIHANPAVDLSQMVNWKDGIVDQLTGGVEKLCKANGVNLVEGTAEFAGNDKVRIVHSGEGQGSESIEFEHCIVATGSRPIQIPGFEFDEEHVLSSKGALELEEIPDELVVVGAGYIGMELATVYAKLGTDVTVVEMLDDVLPPYEDDISRIVRKHAEDLGIDFHFGYSASGWEERADGRGITVTASPAATDGGQAAEAEAEELQLDCDKVLVAVGRQPVTDTVNLEAAGVETDEKGFIPTDDRARSNVENIFAIGDVAGEPMLAHKASKEGQVAAEFIAGEPAALDYMAMPAAVFTDPEIGTVGLTKQQAEEEGFTPVTGKFPFQASGRALSTGETDGFVRVVADEDSGFLLGAQIVGPEASELVAELSLAVEMGATLEDVAATVHTHPTLAEAVMEAAENALGHAIHTLNR; encoded by the coding sequence ATGGTCGTTGGAGACGTCACGACAGGAACGGACGTACTGGTAATCGGTGCCGGACCGGGCGGCTACGTCGCCGCCATCCGCGCCGGGCAACTCGGCCTCGACGTCACGCTCGTCGAGAAGGACGCCTTCGGTGGGGCCTGCCTGAACCGCGGGTGCATCCCGTCGAAGGCGATGATCACCGCCTCCTCGCTCGCCCACGACGCGGGCAGCGCCGAGGAGATGGGTATCCACGCCAACCCGGCCGTGGACCTCTCGCAGATGGTGAACTGGAAGGACGGCATCGTCGACCAGCTCACCGGCGGCGTCGAGAAGCTCTGCAAGGCCAACGGCGTCAACCTCGTCGAGGGCACGGCGGAGTTCGCCGGCAACGACAAGGTCCGCATCGTCCACAGCGGCGAGGGCCAGGGCTCCGAATCCATCGAGTTCGAGCACTGCATCGTCGCGACCGGCTCGCGGCCCATCCAGATTCCGGGCTTCGAGTTCGACGAGGAGCACGTGCTCTCCTCGAAGGGCGCGCTCGAACTGGAGGAGATTCCGGACGAACTCGTCGTCGTCGGCGCGGGCTACATCGGCATGGAGCTCGCGACCGTCTACGCGAAGCTCGGCACCGACGTCACGGTCGTCGAGATGCTCGACGACGTGCTCCCGCCGTACGAGGACGACATCTCGCGCATCGTCCGCAAGCACGCCGAGGACCTCGGTATCGACTTCCACTTCGGCTACTCCGCCTCCGGCTGGGAGGAGCGCGCCGACGGCCGCGGCATCACCGTCACCGCGAGCCCGGCGGCCACCGACGGCGGCCAGGCCGCCGAAGCCGAGGCCGAGGAACTCCAGCTCGACTGTGACAAGGTACTCGTCGCGGTCGGCCGCCAGCCCGTCACCGACACGGTGAACCTCGAAGCGGCAGGCGTCGAGACCGACGAGAAGGGCTTCATCCCGACGGACGACCGCGCCCGGTCGAACGTCGAGAACATCTTCGCCATCGGCGACGTGGCCGGCGAGCCGATGCTCGCCCACAAGGCCTCGAAGGAGGGCCAGGTCGCCGCCGAGTTCATCGCCGGCGAACCCGCCGCGCTCGACTACATGGCGATGCCCGCCGCGGTGTTCACCGACCCCGAAATCGGGACGGTGGGACTCACCAAGCAGCAGGCCGAGGAGGAGGGCTTCACCCCCGTCACGGGCAAGTTCCCCTTCCAGGCCAGCGGTCGAGCCCTCTCGACGGGCGAGACCGATGGCTTCGTCCGCGTCGTCGCCGACGAGGACTCGGGCTTCCTGCTCGGTGCACAGATCGTCGGCCCCGAGGCCAGCGAACTCGTCGCCGAACTCTCGCTCGCCGTCGAGATGGGTGCCACGCTCGAAGACGTGGCGGCGACGGTCCACACCCACCCGACGCTCGCCGAGGCCGTGATGGAGGCCGCCGAGAACGCGCTCGGCCACGCCATCCACACGCTGAACCGGTAA